Sequence from the bacterium genome:
ATTCGATTCTTCGAGACTTGACGCTTGGGTACCCGTGATCGTCCGCGCACCGCTCGCGTGTCTCACTCGCACCTTCGGCTAACGATCCACGTCGCCCAGCACGATGTCGATGCTGGCGACCGCGACGACGACGTCCGCGAGCGGTCGTCCCACGACCATGGCCGGCAGCGTCTGCAGATTGTAGAACGACGGCGCTCGGACGTGCACGCGCACGGGCCTATTGCTCCCGTCGCTGACGACGAAGTACCCTTTCTCGCCGCGGGGTGACTCCGTGGCCACGTAGCTCTCGCCGGCCGGGGGGTGCATCCCTTCGCTCACGAGCTTGAACTGGTGGATCACCGCCTCCATGCTC
This genomic interval carries:
- a CDS encoding NADH dehydrogenase subunit D, producing SMEAVIHQFKLVSEGMHPPAGESYVATESPRGEKGYFVVSDGSNRPVRVHVRAPSFYNLQTLPAMVVGRPLADVVVAVASIDIVLGDVDR